One segment of Deltaproteobacteria bacterium DNA contains the following:
- a CDS encoding type II toxin-antitoxin system PemK/MazF family toxin: MDFPKRSEIWLVSLEPVVGHEIGKTRPALVISNDRNNQFADTTTVLPLTSKTEKIYPFETFLPKAETNLPMDSKVKSNQIRTVDKKRLVKLLSSISEEKLKEIEQTLLIHLGVHTS; the protein is encoded by the coding sequence ATGGATTTCCCCAAAAGAAGTGAAATCTGGCTGGTTTCATTGGAGCCAGTTGTTGGCCATGAAATAGGAAAGACAAGACCTGCATTGGTAATCTCCAACGATCGAAATAACCAATTTGCTGATACAACAACAGTTCTCCCACTCACTTCAAAAACAGAAAAAATATATCCCTTTGAGACTTTTCTTCCAAAAGCAGAGACAAATCTGCCTATGGATTCAAAGGTAAAATCTAATCAAATCCGAACAGTAGACAAGAAAAGGCTGGTAAAATTGTTAAGTAGTATATCAGAAGAAAAACTAAAGGAGATAGAACAAACACTTTTGATTCATCTCGGCGT